GAGAGGAGAAGGGGAACGGGGGAAGGagggggctggcggcggcggcgggctccgaCCGCCGCCGCGGCGGCTCcgcgcgggggagccggcggcggcggcggggaacccTAGGGAGCGGGGGAGCGGGGAGCGCGGTTCCTTTCTGTTGTAGTATTACTTCTTCCTTCCTCCGTTCGCTCGCTCTGTTTCTGTCAAGCATTGCTAAGCAAAGTTGCGCTATTCTTTTTCCAAATGGCAAGCTTGGCCTGTAAGGTCCAACTCCTACTTCAATTCTACACACACGCAGAGACTAGTTTTGTTCTCTCCTCAGTGTCATTATCTTCCTCTTATATTCTTACTACTTTTCAGGAAGAGATGGTACATGTGTCATTATCTTCCTCTTATATTCTTACTACTTTTCAGGAAGAGATGGTACATGCACAGGAAAGCAGAGCCGGAGGGAAATTTTCGACGTCGTATTACCAGCCACACCTCTTAATTGTACAACAAGCGCGTGCCACAGATAGTCAAACAGTAGTCTGACTGAATGATCTACATGACATGGAATCGAAGACATAAAATGATACTAGGAGATGTCCCCTTTAAATTCCTTTCGTTTGTAAACAAGCTTGTGCACCGGTCAAATACTAGACTAGAATGAACGAAACATCACAACCCCACCAACGTCTCAAACATTCTAACTGATCCAAGTTCTATACAGATTAAAATCAAGAAAGCGACATGACAATGACATGCTCAGTGCATGACGACGGTGTCAAAGCAATTGAGGCCGTCGAACGCGAGCTCGAACCCAGCACGCCGCTGCGCCATCTGCTTGCCAGTGAAGAAACCCTGCCCCTTCTCAGCGTCCGGCTTGATAGCCACCAACGGCTTCGTCGCGTCACCACCACCTGAGACCAGCCTTTTGACCGTGCCGGCGGTGA
The sequence above is drawn from the Triticum dicoccoides isolate Atlit2015 ecotype Zavitan unplaced genomic scaffold, WEW_v2.0 scaffold167978, whole genome shotgun sequence genome and encodes:
- the LOC119344398 gene encoding uncharacterized protein LOC119344398; the protein is MAMERFFTALVFCEAPLDGYGTSVLTAGTVKRLVSGGGDATKPLVAIKPDAEKGQGFFTGKQMAQRRAGFELAFDGLNCFDTVVMH